From Arachis stenosperma cultivar V10309 chromosome 2, arast.V10309.gnm1.PFL2, whole genome shotgun sequence, one genomic window encodes:
- the LOC130961264 gene encoding disease resistance protein RPV1-like isoform X2, whose product MITDVPSSSSPSPSIKTRRWINHVFISFRGADTRKGFTDHLYAALERRGCIKTFKDDHDLESGEIISEGLIKGIQESMFALVVLSPNYASSRWCLDELQNIVECREKFNQVVFPIFYGVESSDVRYQRGTFEEAFRKHEDRFKEEKGKVQRWRDALQKVASYSGWDSKDNHEAALIERIVDHIQKLLIPKLPSWVGNLVGVESRMKKLNSLIGMQLDDIRFIGIWGMGGIGKTTTARLIYESIKEQFNFSCFLANIREVSAKNGIVHIQRELLSHLSVRSNYFHNLFDGVKIIANSLHNKKVLLVLDDISERSQLENLAGKQEWFGPGSRIIITTRDKHLLVIHGVHQTCELEGLVQEEALHLFCLKAFKQDQPKSQYQNLCSEVVQYTRGLPLALEVLGSHLCGRTPVAWDSALNQLRSSPHPEIQNSLKISFESLASTEREMFLDVACFFKGIDKDDVVEVLENCGHFPQIGIDILIDKSLVTLGRRNQLEMHDLLEEMGKNIVFQESPNDPGKRSRLWSHDDISRVLSQNKGTEAIQAIIHYAQPNEARWSSEAFSKTSNLRLLKIRNVYRLSHGLDCLPYALRVLDWQECPLKTLPLTDQLDVVDINLSCSKIEQLWHGTKILHKLKCINLSFSYNLNQTPDFVEVPNLESLVLEHCTSLTEIHSSVMHLKKLVQLNLKGCKRLKALPDFGNCMGHLAELHLDGTAVTELPSSLGCLVGLVLLHLQNCMYLVCLPDTIHKLKSLKVLNVSNCSKLSSLPECLQEMNNLEELYASNTAIEELPLFPLSIKRIDAINCASLVTSTFHPSSKCSIFASPVQWHLPRERKGICFPRTPFDMLITGNEIPSWFAPQKSSSFAEIPFPHPSPPTEWLGYALCFLLVADRPQKYYRTWITCYTATQTSANKIMVPDKDDWRGESHVITRSVPLLEAKQPHLYILFLSIGEYLERMHTGYGFGLRSWPGRSLRIVQAGCRLVCKEDLQDIYGNHSHTSSVGPNKKQTKKKQSRWAKPITFLSFRSTPTAHTNTSMQP is encoded by the exons ATGATCACTGATGtaccttcttcttcctctccctctccctccaTCAAGACCCGTAGATGGATCAACCATGTATTCATCAGTTTCAGGGGTGCAGACACCAGAAAAGGCTTCACAGATCACCTTTATGCTGCACTGGAAAGAAGGGGTTGTATCAAAACTTTCAAGGATGATCATGACCTTGAGAGTGGGGAAATCATATCTGAAGGGCTCATCAAGGGAATTCAAGAGTCCATGTTTGCGCTTGTTGTCCTCTCACCAAACTATGCTTCCTCAAGATGGTGCTTGGATGAGCTGCAAAACATCGTTGAGTGCAGGGAAAAGTTCAACCAAGTGGTTTTTCCTATCTTCTATGGTGTAGAATCCTCTGATGTAAGGTATCAGAGAGGAACCTTTGAAGAAGCTTTCAGAAAACATGAAGACAGGTTCAAAGAAGAGAAGGGGAAAGTCCAAAGATGGAGAGATGCATTGCAAAAAGTTGCAAGTTATTCCGGTTGGGACTCCAAAGATAA TCATGAGGCAGCATTGATTGAAAGAATTGTTGATCACATACAAAAATTACTGAttcctaagttgccatcatggGTAGGAAACCTCGTTGGTGTTGAATCAAGGATGAAAAAGTTGAATTCACTCATCGGTATGCAGTTGGATGACATTCGCTTCATAGGTATATGGGGCATGGGAGGCATAGGAAAAACAACAACTGCCAGATTAATATATGAATCAATCAAAGAGCAGTTCAACTTTAGTTGCTTTCTTGCAAACATTAGAGAGGTTTCTGCAAAAAATGGCATAGTTCACATCCAAAGGGAACTTCTTTCTCATCTTTCTGTAAGAAGTAATTACTTTCATAATTTGTTTGATGGGGTAAAAATAATAGCAAACTCTTTGCACAACAAAAAGGTCCTCCTTGTTCTTGATGATATAAGTGAAAGAAGCCAATTAGAGAACTTAGCCGGAAAACAAGAATGGTTTGGTCCCGGTAGCAGAATAATAATCACTACTAGAGATAAGCATCTGCTAGTGATACATGGTGTGCATCAGACATGCGAGCTTGAAGGCTTAGTTCAGGAAGAAGCCCTTCATTTATTCTGTCTGAAAGCTTTTAAACAAGATCAACCCAAAAGCCAATATCAGAATTTGTGCAGCGAAGTGGTTCAATACACAAGAGGCCTTCCATTGGCACTTGAAGTATTGGGATCCCATCTTTGTGGAAGAACTCCTGTGGCTTGGGATAGTGCTTTAAACCAATTAAGAAGTTCTCCACACCCTGAAATCCAAAATTCATTGAAAATAAGTTTTGAAAGTTTGGCTAGCACAGAGAGAGAAATGTTTttggatgttgcttgtttcttcaaAGGCATTGACAAGGATGACGTAGTAGAAGTGTTAGAAAATTGTGGTCATTTTCCACAAATTGGAATTGATATTTTGATTGACAAATCTTTGGTCACTCTTGGTAGGCGTAATCAATTGGAAATGCATGATTTACTTGAAGAAATGGGAAAGAATATAGTGTTTCAAGAATCTCCAAATGATCCAGGAAAACGTAGTAGATTGTGGTCTCATGATGACATCAGCCGTGTGTTGTCACAAAATAAG GGAACTGAAGCAATTCAAGCAATAATACACTATGCTCAACCAAATGAAGCAAGATGGAGCTCTGAAGCTTTCTCCAAGACCAGCAACCTAAGGTTGCTAAAGATACGTAATGTGTATCGTCTTTCCCATGGCCTTGATTGCCTTCCTTATGCACTCAGAGTTCTTGACTGGCAAGAATGCCCTCTGAAAACTCTGCCACTTACTGATCAACTGGATGTTGTTGACATCAATTTGTCTTGCAGCAAAATTGAACAACTTTGGCACGGAACAAAG ATTTTACATAAGTTGAAGTGCATCAACTTGAGTTTTTCATATAACCTAAACCAAACCCCTGACTTTGTGGAGGTTCCGAATCTCGAATCATTAGTTCTTGAACATTGTACAAGCCTAACCGAAATCCACTCATCTGTTATGCACCTCAAGAAACTTGTTCAATTGAACTTAAAAGGCTGCAAAAGGCTCAAAGCTCTTCCAG ACTTTGGGAATTGCATGGGACATCTAGCAGAGCTTCATTTGGATGGAACTGCTGTAACAGAGCTACCTTCATCACTAGGATGTCTGGTTGGACTTGTTCTTTTGCATTTACAGAATTGCATGTATCTTGTTTGCCTTCCGGATACCATTCATAAGTTGAAGTCCCTCAAAGTTCTTAATGTTTCTAATTGCTCGAAACTCAGTAGCTTGCCAGAGTGCCTACAGGAAATGAATAATCTGGAAGAACTTTATGCAAGCAATACTGCCATTGAAGAactacctttatttccattaaGCATAAAAAGAATAGATGCAATCAACTGTGCCTCATTGGTAACTTCTACATTCCATCCATCTAGCAAATGCAGCATTTTTGCATCACCTGTACAATGGCACTTACCAAGAGAACGGAAG GGGATTTGCTTTCCGAGAACACCATTCGACATGCTTATCACAGGCAATGAAATTCCATCATGGTTTGCACCTCAAAAGTCCTCTTCCTTTGCAGAAATACCATTTCCTCATCCTTCTCCTCCAACTGAATGGCTGGGATATGCTCTCTGTTTCTTGCTGGTAGCGGATCGGCCTCAGAAGTATTACCGTACATGGATCACTTGTTACACGGCAACACAAACATCAGCCAACAAAATAATGGTACCGGATAAAGATGATTGGAGGGGTGAGTCTCACGTGATCACCAGGAGTGTTCCTCTTCTGGAGGCAAAACAACCTCACCTTTACATTCTCTTTCTGTCCATTGGAGAATACCTTGAAAGAATGCATACAGGTTATGGATTTGGTTTGAGGAGTTGGCCTGGCCGTTCATTGAGAATAGTGCAGGCTGGGTGTCGTCTGGTGTGCAAGGAAGATCTTCAAGATATTTATGGAAATCATTCCCATACTTCCTCTGTAGGGCctaataaaaaacaaacaaaaaagaaacaaTCGCGATGGGCCAAACCCATAACCTTTCTTTCTTTTCGTTCTACTCCAACGGCACACACAAACACTTCAATGCAGCCgtga
- the LOC130961264 gene encoding disease resistance protein RPV1-like isoform X1, protein MITDVPSSSSPSPSIKTRRWINHVFISFRGADTRKGFTDHLYAALERRGCIKTFKDDHDLESGEIISEGLIKGIQESMFALVVLSPNYASSRWCLDELQNIVECREKFNQVVFPIFYGVESSDVRYQRGTFEEAFRKHEDRFKEEKGKVQRWRDALQKVASYSGWDSKDNHEAALIERIVDHIQKLLIPKLPSWVGNLVGVESRMKKLNSLIGMQLDDIRFIGIWGMGGIGKTTTARLIYESIKEQFNFSCFLANIREVSAKNGIVHIQRELLSHLSVRSNYFHNLFDGVKIIANSLHNKKVLLVLDDISERSQLENLAGKQEWFGPGSRIIITTRDKHLLVIHGVHQTCELEGLVQEEALHLFCLKAFKQDQPKSQYQNLCSEVVQYTRGLPLALEVLGSHLCGRTPVAWDSALNQLRSSPHPEIQNSLKISFESLASTEREMFLDVACFFKGIDKDDVVEVLENCGHFPQIGIDILIDKSLVTLGRRNQLEMHDLLEEMGKNIVFQESPNDPGKRSRLWSHDDISRVLSQNKGTEAIQAIIHYAQPNEARWSSEAFSKTSNLRLLKIRNVYRLSHGLDCLPYALRVLDWQECPLKTLPLTDQLDVVDINLSCSKIEQLWHGTKILHKLKCINLSFSYNLNQTPDFVEVPNLESLVLEHCTSLTEIHSSVMHLKKLVQLNLKGCKRLKALPGKMEMSSLKVLNLSGCSNMNTVPDFGNCMGHLAELHLDGTAVTELPSSLGCLVGLVLLHLQNCMYLVCLPDTIHKLKSLKVLNVSNCSKLSSLPECLQEMNNLEELYASNTAIEELPLFPLSIKRIDAINCASLVTSTFHPSSKCSIFASPVQWHLPRERKGICFPRTPFDMLITGNEIPSWFAPQKSSSFAEIPFPHPSPPTEWLGYALCFLLVADRPQKYYRTWITCYTATQTSANKIMVPDKDDWRGESHVITRSVPLLEAKQPHLYILFLSIGEYLERMHTGYGFGLRSWPGRSLRIVQAGCRLVCKEDLQDIYGNHSHTSSVGPNKKQTKKKQSRWAKPITFLSFRSTPTAHTNTSMQP, encoded by the exons ATGATCACTGATGtaccttcttcttcctctccctctccctccaTCAAGACCCGTAGATGGATCAACCATGTATTCATCAGTTTCAGGGGTGCAGACACCAGAAAAGGCTTCACAGATCACCTTTATGCTGCACTGGAAAGAAGGGGTTGTATCAAAACTTTCAAGGATGATCATGACCTTGAGAGTGGGGAAATCATATCTGAAGGGCTCATCAAGGGAATTCAAGAGTCCATGTTTGCGCTTGTTGTCCTCTCACCAAACTATGCTTCCTCAAGATGGTGCTTGGATGAGCTGCAAAACATCGTTGAGTGCAGGGAAAAGTTCAACCAAGTGGTTTTTCCTATCTTCTATGGTGTAGAATCCTCTGATGTAAGGTATCAGAGAGGAACCTTTGAAGAAGCTTTCAGAAAACATGAAGACAGGTTCAAAGAAGAGAAGGGGAAAGTCCAAAGATGGAGAGATGCATTGCAAAAAGTTGCAAGTTATTCCGGTTGGGACTCCAAAGATAA TCATGAGGCAGCATTGATTGAAAGAATTGTTGATCACATACAAAAATTACTGAttcctaagttgccatcatggGTAGGAAACCTCGTTGGTGTTGAATCAAGGATGAAAAAGTTGAATTCACTCATCGGTATGCAGTTGGATGACATTCGCTTCATAGGTATATGGGGCATGGGAGGCATAGGAAAAACAACAACTGCCAGATTAATATATGAATCAATCAAAGAGCAGTTCAACTTTAGTTGCTTTCTTGCAAACATTAGAGAGGTTTCTGCAAAAAATGGCATAGTTCACATCCAAAGGGAACTTCTTTCTCATCTTTCTGTAAGAAGTAATTACTTTCATAATTTGTTTGATGGGGTAAAAATAATAGCAAACTCTTTGCACAACAAAAAGGTCCTCCTTGTTCTTGATGATATAAGTGAAAGAAGCCAATTAGAGAACTTAGCCGGAAAACAAGAATGGTTTGGTCCCGGTAGCAGAATAATAATCACTACTAGAGATAAGCATCTGCTAGTGATACATGGTGTGCATCAGACATGCGAGCTTGAAGGCTTAGTTCAGGAAGAAGCCCTTCATTTATTCTGTCTGAAAGCTTTTAAACAAGATCAACCCAAAAGCCAATATCAGAATTTGTGCAGCGAAGTGGTTCAATACACAAGAGGCCTTCCATTGGCACTTGAAGTATTGGGATCCCATCTTTGTGGAAGAACTCCTGTGGCTTGGGATAGTGCTTTAAACCAATTAAGAAGTTCTCCACACCCTGAAATCCAAAATTCATTGAAAATAAGTTTTGAAAGTTTGGCTAGCACAGAGAGAGAAATGTTTttggatgttgcttgtttcttcaaAGGCATTGACAAGGATGACGTAGTAGAAGTGTTAGAAAATTGTGGTCATTTTCCACAAATTGGAATTGATATTTTGATTGACAAATCTTTGGTCACTCTTGGTAGGCGTAATCAATTGGAAATGCATGATTTACTTGAAGAAATGGGAAAGAATATAGTGTTTCAAGAATCTCCAAATGATCCAGGAAAACGTAGTAGATTGTGGTCTCATGATGACATCAGCCGTGTGTTGTCACAAAATAAG GGAACTGAAGCAATTCAAGCAATAATACACTATGCTCAACCAAATGAAGCAAGATGGAGCTCTGAAGCTTTCTCCAAGACCAGCAACCTAAGGTTGCTAAAGATACGTAATGTGTATCGTCTTTCCCATGGCCTTGATTGCCTTCCTTATGCACTCAGAGTTCTTGACTGGCAAGAATGCCCTCTGAAAACTCTGCCACTTACTGATCAACTGGATGTTGTTGACATCAATTTGTCTTGCAGCAAAATTGAACAACTTTGGCACGGAACAAAG ATTTTACATAAGTTGAAGTGCATCAACTTGAGTTTTTCATATAACCTAAACCAAACCCCTGACTTTGTGGAGGTTCCGAATCTCGAATCATTAGTTCTTGAACATTGTACAAGCCTAACCGAAATCCACTCATCTGTTATGCACCTCAAGAAACTTGTTCAATTGAACTTAAAAGGCTGCAAAAGGCTCAAAGCTCTTCCAGGTAAAATGGAGATGAGTTCATTAAAGGTTTTAAATCTTTCTGGTTGCTCAAACATGAACACTGTCCCAGACTTTGGGAATTGCATGGGACATCTAGCAGAGCTTCATTTGGATGGAACTGCTGTAACAGAGCTACCTTCATCACTAGGATGTCTGGTTGGACTTGTTCTTTTGCATTTACAGAATTGCATGTATCTTGTTTGCCTTCCGGATACCATTCATAAGTTGAAGTCCCTCAAAGTTCTTAATGTTTCTAATTGCTCGAAACTCAGTAGCTTGCCAGAGTGCCTACAGGAAATGAATAATCTGGAAGAACTTTATGCAAGCAATACTGCCATTGAAGAactacctttatttccattaaGCATAAAAAGAATAGATGCAATCAACTGTGCCTCATTGGTAACTTCTACATTCCATCCATCTAGCAAATGCAGCATTTTTGCATCACCTGTACAATGGCACTTACCAAGAGAACGGAAG GGGATTTGCTTTCCGAGAACACCATTCGACATGCTTATCACAGGCAATGAAATTCCATCATGGTTTGCACCTCAAAAGTCCTCTTCCTTTGCAGAAATACCATTTCCTCATCCTTCTCCTCCAACTGAATGGCTGGGATATGCTCTCTGTTTCTTGCTGGTAGCGGATCGGCCTCAGAAGTATTACCGTACATGGATCACTTGTTACACGGCAACACAAACATCAGCCAACAAAATAATGGTACCGGATAAAGATGATTGGAGGGGTGAGTCTCACGTGATCACCAGGAGTGTTCCTCTTCTGGAGGCAAAACAACCTCACCTTTACATTCTCTTTCTGTCCATTGGAGAATACCTTGAAAGAATGCATACAGGTTATGGATTTGGTTTGAGGAGTTGGCCTGGCCGTTCATTGAGAATAGTGCAGGCTGGGTGTCGTCTGGTGTGCAAGGAAGATCTTCAAGATATTTATGGAAATCATTCCCATACTTCCTCTGTAGGGCctaataaaaaacaaacaaaaaagaaacaaTCGCGATGGGCCAAACCCATAACCTTTCTTTCTTTTCGTTCTACTCCAACGGCACACACAAACACTTCAATGCAGCCgtga
- the LOC130962403 gene encoding uncharacterized protein LOC130962403, producing MASEESFLVLVHYRGSIKRKTRSGVKFTDKDPLCIIVTPATTYDALVSSVLEKLGVEGVKRVKKFFYRIPTAVLHDTVKFDCFTIGSDEDLQVMFLSRRQFPEVRTPELLAKLVDVVSSSGGSNRNATTIAAIAGSSSRPAVASSSAPVYEPPMQPVASPSFAVDLSGNVGDEVRYGEHIPTEVHCPTPAGVEDGLFDDPDDDDVEPDMIADESGDDVGTTVPTRATGGSSSGTQQYPPHFSSLDLDAMRQDDNALQASGFGARDTEGSAGMNEFQVGQQFQDKDEALLSVKTYSIRRGVQYKVVESDYRRYVGKCSEFGNGCTWLIRLSLRQRKGIWEVKRYNGPHTCLASSISSDHRSLDYHVISTFVMPMVRADAGVNIKVLQNATAAHFGFRPTYRRVWMAKQKAVAVIYGDWDESYNELPRWVLGVQLTMPGTVAVLRTCPVRVGGQVDDSQVYFHRLFWTFPPCIQAFHHCKPLVSIDGTHLYGKYGGTLLVAIAQDGNSNILPMAFALVEGENAESWSFFLSHLREHVTPQPGLLVISDRHNGIKAALEAPDGGWLPPAAYRAFCIRHVAANFALTFKGKDARRLLVNAAYVKTEVEFDYWFDILRSENPAMCDWANRIEYSLWTQHCDEGRRFGHMTTNISECVNSILKGVRNLPVCSLVKATYGRLAELFVRKGREAEAQMGTGQQFSQYLVKCIEANLRTARHFTVTVYDRDNSEYTVAETTPTGSFSLGTYRVSLGCKTCDCGYFQALYFPCPHALVCCAYSRLTWQPYVHEVYRLSSVFGVYQMGFVPPIPEDFWPPYAGPTVIPDPSMRRAREGRPRSTRIRTNMDEADPNRPKRCGLCRQPGHTRRSCPQAAGPSGTARDQ from the coding sequence atggctagtgaggagagtttCCTAGTTCTGGTACATTACAGAGGGTCGATTAAGAGAAAAACTCGGTCAGGAGTGAAGTTCACTGATAAGGATCCCCTATGTATTATCGTGACGCCGGCAACCACCTACGATGCACTTGTTAGCTCTGTGCTAGAGAAGCTGGGTGTTGAAGGCGTTAAGAGGGTCAAGAAGTTTTTCTACCGCATTCCAACAGCGGTGCTCCATGACACCGTGAAGTTTGATTGTTTCACAATCGGTAGTGACGAGGACTTGCAGGTTATGTTTCTTTCTCGTAGGCAGTTTCCCGAGGTAAGGACACCAGAGCTGTTGGCAAAGTTGGTTGATGTGGTATCTAGCTCGGGTGGTTCGAACCGGAATGCCACTACGATAGCCGCGATTGCCGGCTCGAGCTCGAGACCTGCTGTTGCTTCATCCTCTGCTCCTGTGTATGAGCCACCGATGCAGCCTGTTGCGTCCCCTTCGTTTGCCGTTGATCTGAGCGGCAATGTTGGAGACGAGGTTCGGTATGGGGAACATATTCCCACCGAGGTACATTGTCCCACACCGGCTGGTGTTGAAGATGGTTTGTTTGATGATCCAGATGACGATGACGTGGAGCCGGATATGATCGCTGATGAAAGCGGCGATGATGTTGGAACTACTGTTCCGACAAGGGCTACAGGTGGATCTAGTTCTGGCACACAGCAGTATCCACCCCATTTTTCCTCATTGGACCTGGATGCCATGCGGCAGGACGACAATGCTCTGCAGGCCTCAGGATTTGGTGCTAGAGATACTGAGGGGTCTGCCGGTATGAACGAGTTTCAGGTTGGCCAACAATTTCAGGATAAAGATGAGGCGCTGTTGAGTGTGAAGACCTACAGTATCCGCCGAGGGGTCCAGTACAAGGTCGTTGAGTCAGACTACCGCAGGTATGTGGGAAAGTGTTCTGAGTTTGGGAATGGGTGCACATGGCTAATTCGGTTGAGTCTCCGACAGCGGAAGGGTATCTGGGAAGTGAAGCGATACAACGGACCGCATACATGTCTTGCCAGCTCCATCTCCAGCGACCATAGGAGTCTGGACTACCATGTCATATCCACCTTCGTTATGCCGATGGTTAGGGCTGATGCAGGTGTGAACATCAAGGTGCTCCAAAATGCCACGGCCGCACACTTTGGGTTCAGGCCAACGTACAGGAGGGTATGGATGGCGAAGCAGAAGGCCGTTGCCGTGATATATGGGGACTGGGACGAGTCGTACAATGAGCTCCCTAGGTGGGTTTTAGGAGTTCAGCTGACGATGCCTGGCACTGTAGCCGTCCTCAGGACTTGCCCTGTTCGAGTTGGGGGACAGGTTGACGATTCTCAGGTTTATTTTCATAGGCTGTTCTGGACTTTCCCCCCTTGTATCCAGGCATTCCATCATTGCAAGCCTTTGGTGAGTATTGATGGCACCCATTTATATGGGAAGTATGGGGGAACACTGCTGGTCGCCATTGCACAAGACGGAAACTCGAACATCCTCCCCATGGCATTTGCACTAGTTGAGGGTGAGAATGCTGAGTCAtggtctttctttctttcccacCTCCGTGAGCACGTGACACCTCAGCCGGGTCTGTTAGttatttcagataggcataacGGCATAAAGGCAGCCCTCGAGGCCCCGGATGGGGGATGGCTACCGCCTGCTGCGTACCGGGCGTTCTGCATTCGACACGTTGCAGCGAATTTTGCCTTGACGTTCAAGGGAAAAGATGCCCGGAGGCTTCTTGTTAACGCCGCATATGTCAAGACCGAGGTGGAGTTCGACTACTGGTTTGACATTCTGCGCTCTGAGAATCCAGCCATGTGTGATTGGGCCAACCGAATTGAGTATTCGTTGTGGACACAGCACTGTGATGAGGGTCGGAGATTCGGGCACATGACGACCAATATTTCGGAGTGTGTCAACTCAATCCTGAAGGGGGTTAGAAACCTCCCTGTTTGCTCCCTGGTGAAGGCCACATATGGAAGGCTTGCTGAGCTATTTGTCCGTAAGGGTAGGGAGGCCGAAGCTCAGATGGGTACTGGACAACAATTCAGTCAATACCTAGTAAAGTGTATCGAGGCCAACCTGAGAACAGCCAGGCATTTCACGGTGACTGTTTACGACAGGGATAACTCGGAGTACACCGTTGCTGAGACGACTCCGACAGGCTCATTCTCTCTTGGTACGTACAGGGTCTCATTAGGGTGTAAGACTTGTGATTGTGGATACTTccaagcactttattttccctGTCCGCACGCACTGGTATGCTGTGCATATTCACGGCTTACATGGCAGCCGTACGTCCACGAGGTATATCGCCTTAGCTCCGTATTCGGTGTATATCAGATGGGATTTGTCCCTCCCATTCCGGAGGATTTCTGGCCACCTTATGCCGGGCCTACCGTTATACCGGATCCGAGTATGAGGCGTGCGAGGGAGGGTCGTCCTAGATCCACAAGAATTCGAACCAACATGGATGAAGCAGATCCGAACCGGCCAAAGAGATGTGGCCTATGCAGGCAGCCAGGTCACACCAGGCGTAGTTGTCCACAAGCCGCAGGCCCCAGCGGGACTGCTAGAGATCAGTAG
- the LOC130961267 gene encoding uncharacterized protein LOC130961267, with translation MLRITKLKPFPSSLTTHNLIQRFPVSGTAKGKAKIKGGQALKRSKITTKKLGSESKPGPGSREQQEREKLYDQCLQAPTPVRYLKPKERAREIEREKMGLLSKERQREIQLMKRKDDKYKVSEKPTIIGTPGLDYITLGLVDEEKIPKYELTVEDGRKLAKEYSRVLMRKHRERQAKETTLLRLKKEAIEALPEGLREAALVPDLTPFPVNRFMATLTPPIEGYMEKVREAAEKISGTEKIR, from the exons ATGCTCCGAATCACAAAGCTCAAACCTTTCCCTTCATCTCTCACAACCCACAACCTCATTCAGCGATTCCCCGTTAGCGGAACCGCAAAGGGAAAAGCGAAGATCAAAGGTGGACAAGCCCTAAAACGTTCGAAAATCACAACCAAGAAACTCGGATCCGAATCAAAACCCGGACCCGGTTCCCGAGAGCAACAGGAGCGTGAGAAGCTCTACGATCAGTGCCTACAAGCTCCAACCCCCGTTCGGTACCTGAAGCCCAAGGAACGCGCGCGAGAAATTGAGCGCGAGAAAATGGGGCTGTTGAGCAAAGAGAGGCAGCGAGAAATTCAGCTGATGAAGAGGAAGGACGACAAGTACAAGGTTTCGGAGAAACCCACGATAATTGGGACGCCGGGGTTGGATTATATCACTTTGGGTTTGGTTGATGAAGAGAAGATTCCGAAGTATGAGTTGACCGTGGAAGATGGTAGGAAGTTGGCGAAAGAGTATAGCAGGGTCTTGATGAGGAAGCACAGGGAGAGACAG GCTAAAGAAACGACACTCTTGAGGCTGAAGAAGGAGGCGATTGAGGCTTTGCCTGAGGGTTTGAGGGAAGCTGCTTTGGTCCCCGACTTAACACCTTTTCCTGTGAACCGGTTTATGGCAACCTTGACTCCTCCAATTGAGGGCTACATGGAAAAGGTCAGGGAAGCTGCCGAGAAGATCAGCGGCACTGAGAAGATTAGATAA